The Candidatus Polarisedimenticolaceae bacterium nucleotide sequence ACCGGATCGCCCGCGGATCGTGCCCCTTCTCGAGGAGATCCCGGAGCGTCCAGAAGTTCCCCTTCGACTTCGACATCTTCTCGCCGTCCACCATGAGGTGGGCGGCGTGCATCCAGTACTTGACGAAGACCTCGCCGGTCGAGCACTCGCTCTGCGCGATCTCGTTCTCGTGATGCGGGAAGATGTTGTCGACGCCCCCGGTGTGGAGGTCGAAGCTCTCCCCGAGGTATTTCATGCTCATCGCCGAGCACTCGAGGTGCCACCCCGGACGGCCGCGGCCGAAGGGGCTCTCCCAGGAGGGTTCCCCCTCCTTCCAGGCCTTCCACAACACGAAGTCGCGTGCGTCGTCCTTCTCGTATTCGTCGCTGTCCACGCGCGCGCCGTCGAGCGTCTCGCGGGCTTCGAGATGGCTCAGGCGCCCGTATTCGCGGAAGGCTCCGATCCGGAAGTAGAGCGAGCCCTGGCTCTCGTAGGTGAAGCCGCGCTCCTTCAGGCGTTCGGCGATCGCGATCATCTCCGGGATGTGCTCGGTCGCCCGCGGGTAACGCTCGGCGCGCTCGATGTTGAGGCGGTCCATGTCCTCGAAGAAGGCCGCGATGAACGGCTCCACCACCTCGTCGAGCGACATCCCGGTCTCGATCATCCGCCGGATGATCTTGTCCTCGATGTCGGTGATGTTCATGACCTGCGTGACGCGGAAGCCGTGGAGCTTGAGCGTCCGGCGGAGCAGGTCCTCCCAGACGTAGGTCCGGAAGTTGCCGATGTGGGCGAAGTCGTAGACCGTCGGGCCGCAGGTGTACAGGCGAACGTGTCCGGGCTCGAGCGGCTCGATCTCGCGGGAGGAACGGGTCAGGGTGTCGTGGATGCGCATGGGCGGGGAAGTTTACACGGGCCCTGAAGCTCCGTCGGCCCCCGCGTGGGGGAGAACGAAACGGGGCCGCCTCGCGGCGGCCCCGTCGTGGCGTCGGCTGGTGGAAGGGAAGCCCTAGAACGCCAGGCGCATCCCGAGCTCGAACTGGCGGCCGAAGCGCTGCGTGGCGTCGTTGACGCCGTTGATCTGCCGCCCGTAGTTGATCCCCGGCGTGAAGACGATGTACGTCCCGTCGTTCAGGAGATTCTTGACGAGCACGCTCAGCTGGAGGTTCAGGCCGCGCGGGAGGTTCATCTCCTTCGAAGCCTTGACGTCGAAGTTCCAGTACGAGCGGTTGCGCTGGTCGTTGCGCTGCCCGGTCGGGTAGAACTGCCGGACCGGCGAGTCGGAGCCGCCCAGCAGCGCGTACTGCGGGGGAGAGGTGGTGTACGAGAAGTCGCGGGTGAGGATCGAATACGGAAGCCCGGACTGCCAGGAGACGCTGGTCCCGAGGCGGAAGCCCCACGGGGTCAGGGTCGTGGCGTTGACCTTCACGACGTGGCGCTGGTCGAAGGAGAGGTACCCGTATTCGTCGGCGAGCGTCGAGCGGTCGTCGCCGAGCGCGAGCTGGAAGTCCTCGGCGGAGCCCTTCGCCTCCGAGTAGGTGTACGAGGCGTCCATCTGCCAGTTCCGGTACTGGCGCCGCTCGAGCGCGAGGATGAGCCCCTTGTATTCGGCCTGGTTGTAGTTGCCGACGAAGAAGATGTCGCCCCAGTAGGGGTTCTGGAGGTAGAGGTCCGGGATCCCGTCGGGCCGGGTCAGCACCCGGTCCCGGCCGAACCCGGAGCCCCCGCCGACGACCTCGGAACCGACGCCGAGGAGCTCGCCCGCGCAGTCGTCGATGATCCCGTCGGGGGTGGTCGTGTCGATGTACGGGCCGTCGGGAGTGGACTGGACGACGCAGGTCCCGTAGTCCCCCGGGACCTTGTTGAGGTTGATGTCCTGGAGCTGGTCCTCGAAGTTGCGCTTGACGATCGTGGCGCGGAACGTCGTCTCGGTCCAGAGCTCGCGCTCGAAGCTCAGGGCGTATTCGTCCTGGTAGGGCGTTCTCAGATTGCGGTCGACGACGGAGACCGTCAGGGCCGGATTGATCGGGGTGTTCGAGGGATTCACCACCCACTCGTTGTTGAGGAGCTCGGCGTCGAACGTCACGTTCGCGATGACCGGCTCGAGCTCGATCAGCGGAACCGCGAGGAAGATCTTGTCGTAGTAGCGCCCGTACGACGCCGCGAACTTCGTCTTGCCGTCGCTCCACGGGTCCCACGCGACCGAAAGGCGCGGGGCGAAGTTGTTGTTCACCAGGTTGATGCTCCCCTGGCGCCGCGTGTTGACCGCGAAGGTGGACTGCTGCGCCGACCCGCCGAGGTTCGCGTTCTCGCCGAGGTAGGCCTTGATCTGCTCCGCGAGCTGATTGACCCCTTCGTAGGCGGTGAAGGAGTTCGCCGCGATGGTCGCCGACTGGTTGTCGTCGATGGCGTAGCCCGCGAGGTACCGCCGCGCCTCGGCCTCCGGATCGAAGGGGATCCAGCCGTCGGAGTCGATCTGCTCCCGGTCGAACCGGAAGCCGACGTTGATCGTGAGGTTGTTGAGGGGCTTGATCTGGTCGGAGGCGTAGAAGGACCAGCTCGTCCCCACCGCGCGCGCGGAGCTCTGCTCGGGAACCGCGAACGACCCGGCGTAGATCCCGATCGGGTCGAGCTCCTCGGAGCCCTCGTCCGGGACGAAGCTCGGCTCGAGAACGAAGAAGTTCCCCGTCGGGCGCCGCGTCAGCTTCCGGAAGTAGCGCTCGTTCTCGATGATCATCCCCGCCTTGAACTCGTGGTTGGCTCCCCAGAACTGCCCGGCGAAGTAGGTGCCGTCGCTCTTGACCGTCATGCGCTGCCGGCTGTCGTCCCAGGTCAGGGGGTAGGAACCGGAGGAGGTCGAGGTGTCGACGTTGAAGCAGTTGGCGAACTCGAGGGTGACGTTGCCGTCGGCCGTGATGCAGTCGTTCGCCACGCCGGAGGTCGTGGGAGAGATCTTCTGGGTGGTGTCCTGATAGGCGATCAGCGAGTCGACGAACAACTTCGGGGAGTACGGGGCCGTCCACTGCACCTGATAGGTCGGCCCGCCGAGCTCGAGGCTGTACGAAGAGTCCACCGGCGTGACCTGGGACACGCCGCCGTTGGTCTGCTCGAGCGGGTCCGCGCGGACCTGGAACGCCAGCTTGTTCCGCGGGGAAACCTGCCAGGTCAGCTGACCGTCCATGTTCTGCCGCGTCGTGTTCACGTTGACGGCGGTCCCGCCGATCGGGACCGGGTCCTCGCGGTCGAGCAGCTCGTACGCGAAACGGTACCAGAGCTTGTCGCGGACCACGGGGCCCGAGATCGAAACCGCGGGCTGGAGCGTCCGGAAGTCGGACAGCTGGTCGGACGGGATGTCCGTCGCACCGTTCCCGTTGAGCGCCTTCGACTGGTAGATGAAGTTGAACGTGCCTTCGAAGTCGTTCGAGCCCTGCTTCTGGATGATCTGGGCGAACCCGCCCTGCGCGCGGCCGTATTCGGCGCCGGCGCCGGTCTGGATGATCTCGACCTCCTCGATGGAGTCCTGGTTGACGAGGTTGAGCCACTGCCCGGTCAGCGGGTCCTGGTTGCTCACGCCGTTGACGGTCGCCTTGAAGTCGCGGTCGCGTGCGCCGAGCACGTTCGGGTTGCCGTCCCCGTCGGCGTCCTGCACGCCGGGCGCGAGGGTGAGCACGTTCTGGTAGAGGCGGCCCGCGACGGGGAGGTCCTGGATGAACTGGTCGCTGTACTTCGTCGAGGTCCCCTCTTTGTCGATGTCGACCGACCCCTTGGTTCCCTCGACGGTGATCGTCTCCACCATCTCGGGGGAGAGCGCGATCGCCACGGTGCTG carries:
- a CDS encoding carboxypeptidase regulatory-like domain-containing protein, encoding MSLRRIAAAAVVALGAVVSAFAQSGTGGLKVVVIDGSDKTPMPGVVVTISSPSQLVPNTAIQTDATGTALFPVLRAGGDYVLDIFMPGYSRQKMPKVRVEIGRTSTVAIALSPEMVETITVEGTKGSVDIDKEGTSTKYSDQFIQDLPVAGRLYQNVLTLAPGVQDADGDGNPNVLGARDRDFKATVNGVSNQDPLTGQWLNLVNQDSIEEVEIIQTGAGAEYGRAQGGFAQIIQKQGSNDFEGTFNFIYQSKALNGNGATDIPSDQLSDFRTLQPAVSISGPVVRDKLWYRFAYELLDREDPVPIGGTAVNVNTTRQNMDGQLTWQVSPRNKLAFQVRADPLEQTNGGVSQVTPVDSSYSLELGGPTYQVQWTAPYSPKLFVDSLIAYQDTTQKISPTTSGVANDCITADGNVTLEFANCFNVDTSTSSGSYPLTWDDSRQRMTVKSDGTYFAGQFWGANHEFKAGMIIENERYFRKLTRRPTGNFFVLEPSFVPDEGSEELDPIGIYAGSFAVPEQSSARAVGTSWSFYASDQIKPLNNLTINVGFRFDREQIDSDGWIPFDPEAEARRYLAGYAIDDNQSATIAANSFTAYEGVNQLAEQIKAYLGENANLGGSAQQSTFAVNTRRQGSINLVNNNFAPRLSVAWDPWSDGKTKFAASYGRYYDKIFLAVPLIELEPVIANVTFDAELLNNEWVVNPSNTPINPALTVSVVDRNLRTPYQDEYALSFERELWTETTFRATIVKRNFEDQLQDINLNKVPGDYGTCVVQSTPDGPYIDTTTPDGIIDDCAGELLGVGSEVVGGGSGFGRDRVLTRPDGIPDLYLQNPYWGDIFFVGNYNQAEYKGLILALERRQYRNWQMDASYTYSEAKGSAEDFQLALGDDRSTLADEYGYLSFDQRHVVKVNATTLTPWGFRLGTSVSWQSGLPYSILTRDFSYTTSPPQYALLGGSDSPVRQFYPTGQRNDQRNRSYWNFDVKASKEMNLPRGLNLQLSVLVKNLLNDGTYIVFTPGINYGRQINGVNDATQRFGRQFELGMRLAF
- the cysS gene encoding cysteine--tRNA ligase, with protein sequence MRIHDTLTRSSREIEPLEPGHVRLYTCGPTVYDFAHIGNFRTYVWEDLLRRTLKLHGFRVTQVMNITDIEDKIIRRMIETGMSLDEVVEPFIAAFFEDMDRLNIERAERYPRATEHIPEMIAIAERLKERGFTYESQGSLYFRIGAFREYGRLSHLEARETLDGARVDSDEYEKDDARDFVLWKAWKEGEPSWESPFGRGRPGWHLECSAMSMKYLGESFDLHTGGVDNIFPHHENEIAQSECSTGEVFVKYWMHAAHLMVDGEKMSKSKGNFWTLRDLLEKGHDPRAIRFLLLSTHYRSSLNFTLAALAQAASDLQRLDTLDDRLGREPSAPGSNPEFDAKAAAAVAEFRDALGDDLNVSGAIGALFRLVREANAALDRGELPSGSRETLRASLKTMDTVLAVLERPKADLDAEIEGLIARRAEARKARNFVESDRIRDELLARGIVLEDTPQGVRWKRAIGK